One part of the Thioalbus denitrificans genome encodes these proteins:
- a CDS encoding sensor histidine kinase, protein MTLRFQYPRSFTSLLLVGFTLVALPLLGGVVNTGLLLDRMVREGRQAVEATVEVTRGTRRLAELALALERSAGQLYVLEDPALKEALAGVHGEFGAILSSLDGMSWEPPARVLLERIGTLERSLYDDLGAGPGEGGFARFEPAFDELHGAVTEMMAAGNAAIDGRVGALSARAADVQRVLLWQGATIAPLSLFLVGLFSWLINRPVRQLARAIRRLGEHDLEPGPVVNGPRDLAFLGEQVDWLRLRLVELEAQKQRFLRHVSHELKTPLAALREGVELLSDRVGGELSAQQEEIACIMRENAIVLQRRIEDLLRYNRAVQAGELRLPEWCPLPELVEAAVHKHDLALRARRIRIETDLGELRVRGDRGKLETVFENLIGNAVRFSPAGGIIGVQARTEGGEAVITLRDQGPGVAAADREHIFEPFHQGVIQPPGSVQGTGLGLAIVREYVEAHGGRVSLLEETTEGAGFQVILPLQSGRRDEV, encoded by the coding sequence ATGACCCTCAGATTCCAGTATCCACGCTCCTTCACCTCGCTCCTGCTGGTGGGTTTCACCCTCGTCGCGCTGCCTCTCCTGGGGGGCGTGGTGAACACCGGGCTGCTCCTCGACCGGATGGTCCGCGAAGGGCGGCAGGCGGTGGAGGCGACCGTGGAGGTCACCCGCGGCACCCGGCGGCTGGCGGAGCTCGCCCTGGCCCTGGAGCGTTCCGCCGGACAGCTCTACGTGCTCGAGGACCCCGCCCTGAAGGAGGCGCTGGCCGGTGTGCACGGGGAGTTCGGCGCCATCCTGTCGAGCCTGGACGGGATGTCCTGGGAACCCCCGGCGCGGGTGCTGCTGGAACGGATCGGAACCCTGGAGCGGTCACTCTACGACGATCTCGGCGCGGGGCCGGGCGAGGGGGGGTTCGCGCGCTTCGAACCGGCATTCGATGAGCTGCACGGGGCGGTCACGGAGATGATGGCCGCGGGCAATGCGGCCATCGACGGACGCGTGGGGGCGCTCTCGGCCCGGGCGGCGGACGTGCAACGGGTCCTGCTGTGGCAGGGAGCCACGATTGCGCCCCTGTCGCTGTTCCTGGTGGGGCTCTTCTCCTGGCTCATCAACCGTCCCGTGCGCCAGCTGGCGCGGGCCATCCGCCGGCTGGGAGAGCATGATCTGGAGCCGGGACCGGTGGTGAACGGTCCCCGCGACCTGGCCTTCCTGGGCGAGCAGGTGGACTGGCTGCGCCTGCGCCTGGTCGAGCTTGAGGCGCAGAAGCAGCGCTTTCTCCGTCACGTCTCCCACGAGCTCAAGACGCCCCTGGCCGCGCTGCGCGAGGGCGTGGAACTGCTCTCCGACCGGGTGGGCGGGGAGCTCTCCGCGCAGCAGGAGGAGATCGCCTGCATCATGCGCGAGAACGCCATCGTGCTGCAGCGGCGCATCGAGGACCTGCTGCGCTACAATCGCGCGGTCCAGGCGGGCGAGCTGCGCCTGCCGGAGTGGTGCCCGCTCCCCGAACTGGTGGAGGCGGCGGTGCACAAGCACGATCTCGCCCTGCGCGCGCGGCGCATACGGATCGAGACCGACCTGGGCGAGCTCCGGGTCCGGGGTGACCGGGGCAAGCTCGAGACCGTGTTCGAGAACCTGATCGGCAACGCCGTCCGTTTCAGCCCCGCCGGGGGTATCATTGGTGTCCAGGCCCGAACCGAGGGCGGAGAGGCCGTCATCACCCTCCGGGACCAGGGGCCCGGGGTGGCGGCCGCGGACCGTGAGCATATCTTCGAACCCTTCCACCAGGGCGTCATCCAGCCTCCGGGTTCGGTGCAGGGCACCGGGCTTGGTCTGGCCATCGTCCGGGAGTATGTTGAGGCCCACGGCGGTCGGGTGTCCCTGCTGGAGGAGACGACCGAAGGCGCCGGTTTCCAGGTGATCCTTCCACTGCAATCAGGTAGACGTGATGAGGTTTGA
- a CDS encoding phosphatase PAP2 family protein has product MTTQAVLQRLTARELPLCRRINRLSRRRSVERFFARVSRLGDGVFWYLLMLLLPVVHGPAAWETVAEMALTGVINLAIYRRLKGTTLRQRPFRMDAGIHLGAPPLDAYSFPSGHTMHAVGFSTVLVTQIPALGWLVIPFAVLVALSRVILGLHYPSDVAAGALLGTVTAIAVGMLGPFI; this is encoded by the coding sequence CTGCAACGGCTCACCGCCCGTGAGCTGCCCCTGTGCCGCCGCATCAACCGGCTGAGCCGGCGGCGGTCCGTGGAACGGTTCTTCGCCCGTGTCAGCCGGCTGGGCGACGGCGTGTTCTGGTATCTCCTGATGCTGCTGCTGCCGGTCGTGCATGGTCCCGCCGCCTGGGAAACGGTGGCGGAGATGGCATTGACGGGCGTGATCAACCTGGCCATCTATCGCCGGCTCAAGGGCACCACCCTGCGCCAGCGGCCGTTCCGGATGGACGCCGGCATCCACCTCGGCGCCCCGCCCCTGGACGCCTACAGCTTCCCTTCCGGCCACACCATGCATGCCGTGGGATTCAGTACCGTGCTCGTGACCCAGATCCCGGCCCTGGGCTGGCTGGTCATCCCCTTCGCGGTGCTGGTCGCACTGTCACGGGTCATTCTCGGCCTGCACTACCCGTCCGACGTGGCCGCCGGGGCGCTGTTGGGCACTGTCACCGCAATCGCCGTGGGCATGCTCGGACCCTTTATCTAA
- a CDS encoding BON domain-containing protein, producing the protein MKRYPHQLPVTSLVGALVVALGLVWNPAKASQQGAGPQTATPAPAAEFRDQDSNGDGALTLAEFTARGYDERAFRNADLDDNGLLGAGEYVKARSLQDRISAGEYIDDAWLTTKVKAVLLKEDLLGGLDIGVETRDGVVQLSGWVDEPGQAHKAGQVAASVKGVREVENDLLVKE; encoded by the coding sequence GTGAAGCGATACCCGCACCAACTCCCCGTGACTTCCCTGGTGGGCGCCCTGGTGGTTGCCCTGGGCCTGGTCTGGAATCCCGCCAAGGCGAGCCAGCAGGGCGCCGGGCCGCAGACCGCCACCCCCGCACCGGCCGCCGAATTCAGGGACCAGGACAGCAATGGCGACGGCGCCCTGACGCTGGCCGAGTTCACCGCCCGGGGCTACGACGAGCGCGCGTTCCGCAATGCGGACCTGGACGACAACGGGTTGCTGGGCGCCGGGGAGTATGTCAAGGCGCGCTCCCTGCAGGACCGGATCAGTGCCGGGGAATACATCGACGACGCCTGGCTCACCACCAAGGTCAAGGCGGTGCTGCTCAAGGAGGATCTCCTGGGCGGCCTGGATATCGGTGTGGAGACACGGGACGGCGTCGTGCAGCTCTCCGGCTGGGTCGATGAACCCGGCCAGGCCCACAAGGCCGGGCAGGTCGCCGCCAGTGTGAAGGGCGTCAGGGAGGTCGAGAACGACCTGCTCGTCAAGGAATAG
- the fba gene encoding class II fructose-bisphosphate aldolase (catalyzes the reversible aldol condensation of dihydroxyacetonephosphate and glyceraldehyde 3-phosphate in the Calvin cycle, glycolysis, and/or gluconeogenesis), giving the protein MALISLRQMLDHAAEHGYGVPAFNVNNMEQMHAIMEAAAETDSPVIVQASAGARKYAGSAFLRNLIISAIEQWPDIPICMHQDHGTSPAVCQRSIQLGFSSVMMDGSLGTDGKTPTSYEYNVDVTRRTVEMAHACGVSVEGELGCLGSLETGMAGEEDGIGAEGKLDHSQLLTDPEEAADFVKQTGVDALAIAIGTSHGAYKFTRPPTGDILAIERIKEIHNRIPNTHLVMHGSSSVPQEWLKIINEYGGDMGETYGVPVEEIAEGIKHGVRKVNIDTDLRMASTGAIRKFLAENPKEFDPRKFLIAATKAMKEICKARYEVFGTAGNASKIKAINLEDMSRRYEKGELDPKVN; this is encoded by the coding sequence ATGGCCCTGATTTCCCTGCGCCAAATGCTGGACCACGCCGCCGAGCACGGCTACGGCGTGCCGGCTTTCAACGTCAACAACATGGAGCAGATGCACGCCATCATGGAGGCGGCGGCCGAGACCGACAGCCCGGTGATCGTGCAGGCCTCCGCCGGCGCCCGCAAGTACGCCGGCTCCGCCTTCCTGCGCAACCTGATCATCTCCGCCATCGAGCAGTGGCCGGACATCCCGATCTGCATGCACCAGGATCACGGCACCTCCCCGGCGGTGTGCCAGCGCTCCATCCAGCTGGGCTTCTCCTCGGTGATGATGGACGGCTCCCTCGGCACCGACGGCAAGACGCCCACCAGCTACGAGTACAACGTGGATGTCACCCGCCGCACCGTCGAGATGGCCCATGCCTGCGGCGTCTCGGTGGAGGGCGAGCTGGGCTGCCTGGGCTCCCTGGAGACCGGCATGGCCGGCGAAGAGGACGGCATCGGCGCCGAGGGCAAGCTGGATCACAGCCAGCTGCTCACCGACCCCGAGGAGGCCGCCGACTTCGTCAAGCAGACCGGCGTGGATGCGCTCGCCATCGCCATCGGCACCTCCCACGGCGCCTACAAGTTCACCCGGCCCCCGACCGGCGACATTCTCGCCATCGAGCGCATCAAGGAAATCCATAACCGCATCCCCAACACCCACCTGGTGATGCACGGCTCCTCCTCGGTGCCCCAGGAGTGGCTCAAGATCATCAACGAGTATGGCGGTGACATGGGCGAGACCTACGGCGTGCCCGTGGAGGAGATCGCCGAGGGCATCAAGCACGGCGTGCGCAAGGTGAACATCGACACCGACCTGCGCATGGCCTCCACCGGCGCCATCCGCAAGTTCCTGGCGGAGAATCCGAAGGAGTTCGATCCGCGCAAGTTCCTCATCGCCGCCACCAAGGCCATGAAGGAGATCTGCAAGGCCCGCTACGAGGTCTTCGGCACCGCCGGCAACGCCTCGAAGATCAAGGCCATCAACCTCGAGGACATGTCCAGGCGCTACGAGAAGGGCGAGCTCGACCCCAAGGTCAACTGA
- a CDS encoding sigma 54-interacting transcriptional regulator — protein MSTGRFLLLVDDDPGLLRLLTLRLESEGYRVATCASGEEALAYLAVERPRAVLTDLRMSGMDGMALFDEIHARDPALPVIILTAHGTIPDAVEATRRGVFGYLTKPVEARELTALLERAMALGAEAAPEEGAGDEAWRAEIITASPRMEALLSEARLVAQSAASVLIRGESGTGKEVLARAVHRASARREGPFVALNCAAIPEPLLESELFGHARGAFTGAVAAHRGLLQEASGGTLFLDEIGDMPLTLQAKLLRVLQEREVRPVGATRAVAVDVRVISATHRDLEAGIAEGTFREDLYYRLNVVHLALPPLRERREDIPLLARHFLARLGEEHGRPVNGFTPEAVEMLVSYDWPGNVRQLINVVEQCCALSTTPLVSAHLVSRALRDRPGEIPSFAEAKNRFERDYLVALLKLTRGQVTAAARLAGRNRTEFYRLLKRHQLSPDLFKGGG, from the coding sequence ATGAGCACGGGACGTTTCCTGCTGCTGGTGGACGACGACCCGGGTCTGCTGCGGCTGCTCACCCTGCGCCTGGAGTCCGAGGGCTACCGCGTCGCCACCTGCGCCAGCGGCGAGGAGGCGCTCGCCTACCTTGCCGTGGAGCGCCCGCGGGCGGTGCTGACCGACCTGCGCATGTCGGGCATGGACGGCATGGCCCTGTTCGACGAGATTCACGCCCGGGATCCCGCCCTGCCGGTCATCATCCTCACCGCCCACGGCACCATACCCGACGCGGTGGAGGCGACCCGGCGGGGAGTGTTCGGCTACCTCACCAAGCCGGTGGAGGCCAGGGAGCTGACGGCGCTGCTGGAGCGGGCCATGGCCCTGGGAGCCGAGGCCGCGCCCGAGGAGGGCGCCGGCGACGAGGCCTGGCGCGCCGAGATCATCACCGCCAGCCCGCGCATGGAGGCGCTGCTGTCGGAGGCCCGGCTGGTGGCGCAGAGTGCCGCCAGCGTGCTCATCCGGGGCGAGTCCGGCACCGGCAAGGAGGTGCTGGCCCGGGCCGTGCACCGCGCCAGCGCCCGCAGGGAGGGGCCGTTCGTGGCCCTCAACTGCGCCGCCATCCCGGAGCCGTTGCTGGAATCGGAGCTCTTCGGCCATGCCAGGGGCGCCTTCACCGGGGCGGTGGCGGCCCACCGGGGGCTGTTGCAGGAGGCCTCGGGCGGCACCCTGTTCCTGGACGAGATCGGCGACATGCCCCTGACCCTGCAGGCGAAGCTGCTGCGGGTGCTGCAGGAGCGGGAGGTCCGTCCGGTGGGGGCGACCCGCGCGGTGGCCGTGGACGTGCGCGTCATCTCCGCGACCCATCGCGACCTCGAGGCCGGCATCGCCGAGGGCACCTTCCGCGAGGATCTCTACTACCGGCTGAACGTGGTGCACCTGGCCCTGCCGCCCCTGCGCGAGCGGCGCGAGGACATCCCCCTGCTGGCGCGGCATTTCCTCGCCCGCCTGGGGGAGGAACACGGCCGGCCCGTCAACGGCTTCACGCCCGAGGCCGTGGAGATGCTGGTCTCCTACGACTGGCCGGGCAACGTGCGCCAGCTCATCAACGTGGTGGAGCAGTGCTGCGCCCTGTCCACCACGCCCCTGGTCTCCGCCCATCTCGTCAGCCGGGCCCTGCGCGATCGGCCGGGGGAGATCCCCTCCTTCGCCGAGGCCAAGAACCGCTTCGAGCGTGACTATCTCGTCGCCCTGCTCAAGCTCACCCGCGGCCAGGTAACGGCGGCCGCCCGCCTCGCCGGGCGCAACCGGACCGAATTCTACCGGCTGCTGAAACGCCACCAGCTCTCCCCGGACCTGTTCAAGGGCGGCGGTTAG
- a CDS encoding DUF1328 domain-containing protein → MFCWSITALVVAILAALLGFGGLATGTLALFSRMVFLLGFILFLAFLVQGRTPPVR, encoded by the coding sequence ATGTTCTGCTGGTCCATCACCGCGCTGGTGGTCGCCATCCTGGCCGCTCTGCTGGGTTTCGGAGGGCTTGCGACCGGTACCCTGGCCCTGTTCTCCCGCATGGTCTTCCTGCTGGGATTCATTCTCTTCCTGGCCTTCCTGGTCCAGGGGCGCACACCGCCGGTCCGTTGA